A region of Cellulophaga sp. RHA19 DNA encodes the following proteins:
- a CDS encoding cysteine hydrolase family protein, producing MNLREKKPALILVDVQKAFLDEDYWGGNRNNKNAEIICGKILKKWRELNLPIFHIRHSSTHPNSKLNRKNSGFEFNENVLPKENEPIITKNVNSAFIGTDLKERLENLGITTLVIVGITTNHCVSTTTRMAGNFGYETYLISDATATFDRIGINGEKYDSETIHLTTLANLNEEFATVWNFEKLQAELK from the coding sequence ATGAATTTAAGAGAAAAAAAACCAGCGTTAATTCTTGTAGATGTTCAAAAAGCCTTTCTTGATGAAGACTATTGGGGAGGGAATAGAAATAACAAAAATGCCGAAATTATTTGTGGAAAAATATTGAAAAAATGGAGAGAATTAAATTTACCTATTTTTCATATAAGACATAGTTCAACACATCCAAATTCAAAACTAAATAGGAAAAATTCTGGATTTGAATTCAATGAAAATGTTTTGCCTAAAGAAAATGAGCCAATAATAACAAAGAATGTAAATAGTGCTTTTATTGGAACAGATTTAAAAGAAAGATTAGAAAATTTAGGAATAACAACTCTCGTTATTGTCGGAATAACAACAAATCACTGTGTTTCAACCACGACTAGAATGGCTGGGAATTTTGGATATGAAACTTACTTGATTTCAGATGCTACGGCAACCTTCGATAGAATTGGTATTAATGGAGAGAAATACGATTCTGAAACTATACATTTGACGACTCTTGCTAATCTGAATGAAGAGTTTGCAACCGTATGGAATTTTGAAAAATTACAAGCTGAATTAAAATAG
- a CDS encoding DUF3592 domain-containing protein has product MKVINIIKYVFAFIGAGMLVGAFFLYKSTSEFIKNSEETEGVVVELLESRSSSSSDNSIMYKPLVEFTDETGAEIQFASSTSSNPPSYSVNEKVDVIYNPESPNKAKIKGFFSLWGGATILGGIGLIFALIGFGIIIAGIKKKKMHNHLKLHGTKVEADFQNVTLNTSIAVNGKNPFVVVSQWLNPKTSELHIFTSDNIWFDPTDFIKTEKIDVLIDRDNPKKYVVDLSFLPKVAG; this is encoded by the coding sequence ATGAAAGTAATAAATATTATTAAATACGTATTTGCATTTATAGGAGCCGGAATGTTAGTAGGAGCATTTTTTCTTTACAAAAGCACTAGTGAGTTTATAAAAAATTCTGAGGAGACTGAAGGTGTAGTGGTAGAACTACTAGAATCGCGTTCTAGCAGCTCATCAGACAATTCTATAATGTACAAGCCGTTAGTAGAATTTACAGATGAAACTGGAGCAGAAATTCAGTTTGCATCATCTACAAGTAGTAACCCACCTAGTTATAGTGTTAATGAAAAGGTAGACGTTATTTACAATCCAGAATCTCCTAACAAAGCTAAAATCAAAGGTTTTTTCTCTCTTTGGGGAGGCGCAACTATACTTGGTGGTATAGGTTTAATTTTTGCATTAATTGGTTTTGGTATTATAATAGCTGGCATTAAGAAAAAGAAAATGCACAACCACTTAAAACTACACGGTACTAAAGTAGAGGCAGATTTTCAAAACGTAACTCTAAATACTTCTATTGCTGTTAATGGTAAAAATCCTTTTGTTGTGGTATCACAATGGTTAAACCCAAAAACATCTGAACTACATATTTTTACTAGTGACAATATTTGGTTTGACCCTACAGATTTTATAAAAACAGAAAAAATAGATGTTTTAATAGACCGCGATAATCCTAAAAAGTATGTAGTAGACTTATCATTTTTACCTAAAGTAGCTGGGTAA
- a CDS encoding SH3 domain-containing protein: MKSSNMKKQYIILLFLIFSNHCIWSQNELNGKTYYTVAAKNGLTVRNAPSINSERSGKFPAGEHLELIKDTGKSLSIVDDGLTINGNWLKVKRMSHSWDKKSVLTGYVFSGYLLKNESRPYNPSDAITTENSTLSFKNFNITFYFYETENSYEGHNVVKNDTIYTYEGVFNDLSDKLINIDTKAKIDKVELFYTFKEKVWEYGTDNINSKKYYTWKGNNPFKKLSLTRQMTLFPKIEYEKIGVSRQLNLKLKDTLVHYSGEMGGTTATMSYNGKPCVHFIPDTIFKIVLHHSNGTKEIKYININLSYGC; encoded by the coding sequence ATGAAATCATCAAATATGAAAAAACAGTATATAATTCTATTATTCCTTATTTTTAGTAATCATTGTATATGGTCTCAAAATGAATTAAATGGCAAGACTTATTATACTGTTGCTGCTAAAAATGGACTTACAGTTAGAAATGCACCTTCTATTAACAGTGAAAGATCTGGAAAGTTTCCTGCTGGAGAACATTTAGAACTAATAAAAGATACAGGAAAATCTTTATCTATTGTAGATGATGGTTTAACAATAAATGGAAATTGGCTTAAAGTAAAAAGAATGAGCCATAGTTGGGATAAAAAATCAGTATTAACAGGTTATGTGTTTAGTGGATATTTGTTAAAGAATGAAAGTAGACCTTATAATCCTTCTGACGCAATTACAACTGAAAATTCTACGCTAAGTTTTAAAAATTTTAATATTACTTTTTATTTCTATGAAACTGAGAATAGTTATGAAGGTCATAATGTTGTGAAAAACGATACAATTTATACTTATGAAGGTGTATTTAATGATTTAAGTGATAAATTAATTAATATTGATACTAAAGCAAAAATAGATAAAGTTGAATTGTTCTATACTTTTAAGGAAAAGGTTTGGGAATACGGAACAGATAATATTAATTCTAAAAAGTATTATACTTGGAAGGGAAATAACCCATTTAAAAAACTATCGCTTACAAGACAAATGACTCTCTTTCCAAAAATAGAATATGAAAAAATAGGAGTTTCTAGACAACTAAACTTAAAGTTAAAAGACACATTGGTTCATTACTCAGGAGAAATGGGAGGTACAACAGCTACTATGAGTTATAATGGTAAACCTTGTGTGCATTTTATCCCTGATACTATTTTCAAAATAGTGTTACATCATAGTAATGGTACTAAAGAAATTAAATATATTAATATCAACTTGTCTTATGGTTGTTAA
- a CDS encoding leucine-rich repeat domain-containing protein yields MNTSIVGKDQIADTYYPTIEELGKEQAFQVYEDKILETNNIFISTLAMDFSPNTSLKRRKEIDEQWKEKLPQLSHIKRLDLRHKVDQDYFNVICKMKNLEVLNIWSSTVTDISSIKKLTKLRALSFSNFSRLKDVSPLIELKSLESLSILASFKVANYELIGKMKWLKSLELGGDTFAPKNLMLNSLKPFTDLSELIELDMSCASIRDKNYRPILKLKKLKRLDAHWRMKNQERELLQSEHPSLQSGFFVAYDFVKNEFKNGIEWWIEK; encoded by the coding sequence ATGAATACATCTATTGTTGGAAAAGACCAGATAGCAGATACCTATTACCCTACAATAGAGGAATTGGGTAAAGAGCAGGCTTTTCAGGTGTATGAAGATAAAATATTGGAAACAAACAACATTTTTATCTCTACTTTGGCTATGGACTTTTCTCCAAACACTTCTTTAAAAAGAAGAAAGGAGATTGATGAACAATGGAAAGAAAAACTACCACAACTTAGTCATATAAAAAGACTAGACCTTAGACATAAAGTTGATCAAGATTACTTTAATGTTATATGTAAAATGAAGAATTTAGAAGTTTTAAACATTTGGTCTTCTACCGTTACAGATATCAGTTCAATTAAAAAGCTAACAAAACTAAGAGCCTTGTCTTTCAGCAATTTTTCACGGCTAAAAGATGTTTCTCCATTAATTGAATTAAAATCATTAGAGAGTCTTTCAATTCTTGCGTCTTTTAAGGTTGCTAATTATGAATTAATTGGAAAAATGAAATGGTTAAAATCCTTAGAGCTTGGCGGAGACACATTTGCTCCAAAAAATTTAATGCTAAATAGTCTAAAACCTTTTACAGACTTAAGTGAATTAATTGAACTTGATATGTCTTGCGCATCAATAAGAGACAAAAATTACAGACCAATTTTAAAACTCAAAAAACTAAAAAGACTTGATGCCCATTGGCGAATGAAAAATCAGGAAAGAGAACTCCTGCAAAGTGAGCATCCATCACTACAATCTGGATTCTTTGTTGCTTATGATTTTGTTAAAAATGAATTTAAAAACGGAATTGAGTGGTGGATAGAAAAGTAA
- a CDS encoding DUF2750 domain-containing protein: MSQSASQAALFYKDVASSGKVWTIKDNGGFPAPKNGDGIRAMPFWSSKSRAEIIIKTVKAYKDFEPVELDLNTFYNYWLKILKPHKQLVGINWSGKKAVGYDIPPEHLITWIDKIRGTEK; this comes from the coding sequence ATGTCACAATCTGCTTCACAAGCCGCACTATTTTATAAAGATGTAGCATCTTCTGGCAAAGTGTGGACTATAAAAGATAATGGTGGGTTTCCTGCGCCAAAAAACGGAGACGGTATTAGAGCTATGCCATTTTGGTCTAGTAAATCTAGAGCAGAAATAATTATTAAAACGGTTAAAGCATATAAAGATTTTGAGCCCGTAGAACTAGATTTAAATACTTTTTACAACTACTGGCTAAAAATATTAAAGCCCCACAAACAACTAGTAGGTATAAACTGGAGCGGAAAAAAAGCTGTTGGGTATGACATTCCGCCAGAACACCTAATTACTTGGATTGATAAAATTAGAGGTACAGAAAAATAA